The sequence GCGCCATCGACAGGGCGGCCAGCCCGTCGGCGTCCACGCACTCGATCGCGGCCGTCACGATCCGCTCCACGGTCAGCCCGGTCCTGACGGTGCGCTGCTGGCGGCTGCGCAGGCTCCACAGCACCTCGATGCTGTGCGGCAGAGCGACATCTCCCGTACCGGTGCCGTCGTCAGTCGTCATAAGGTGCTCACCTTCATGGATGCAGGGCCGTGCGTATCACGCACGCAGAGAATATGCTATACACGCTGCCGTAGCCCGCCCCCGACAGCCCGGAAAAGCCCGGCGCGCGGGGATGCTACGCCGTACCGGCCCGGTCCGCACAGCCTCAGGCACCGGCGGTCGCGGCCGCCGCGAACTCCTCCGACGACGCACCGAGGAACTGCCGGCAGCGCCGCATGCCACGGGCGCTGTTCCAGCCGATCGCGCCGACGAGCCTCCCGCCCCGGTGGTACGCGGCGACGAACTCCCGGTCCTGCGGGGAGCCGCTGACGATCTCGGTACGCGCGTCGGGCGGGCACCAGCCGATGGTGGAGATCTTCATGTCGAACTGGTGCGTCCAGCCGAACGGGACGGGGGCGTACGGCCGCAGCGCGTCATCGGCGGCCAGCAGGTTGCCGACGACCGCCATGGCCTGCTGTCCGGCGTTGGTGCGCTGCTCCAGCCGTACGCGTTCGCCGTCGAGGGCGGGGTGCGGCCAGTTGGCGACGTCCCCGGCCGCCCACACACCGGGGGCGGCCCGGCAGTGGGCGTCGCAGAGGATCCCGTCGCCGAGGTCGAGGCCGGAGCCGGCGAGCCAGTCGACGGCGGGCACGGAGCCGATGGCCGTCACGACCAGGTCGGCGGGTATCTCGGTGCCGTCGTCGAGGAGCACGGCGCGCACCCGGCCCCCGTCGTCGGCGAGCCCCACCACCTTCGCGCCGAGCCGCAGCCGTACGCCGTGGTCCCGGTGCAGGCCCGCCACGT is a genomic window of Streptomyces sp. SID8374 containing:
- a CDS encoding FAD-dependent oxidoreductase, with the protein product MLKRVVVVGAAAAGLTAVETLRSKGYEGTVTLVGDEVHLPYDRPPLSKDFLAEGWEPEQTWLRRPDALAAVDADLRLGCRATALDRAARTVTLDTGEQLPYDAAVIATGLRPRRLPWAEGLDGVHVLRSLDDAVRLRAELADRPRVAVIGAGFLGSEIAANARAFGVDVTLIAPEPVPLLAQVGPEVGAYVAGLHRDHGVRLRLGAKVVGLADDGGRVRAVLLDDGTEIPADLVVTAIGSVPAVDWLAGSGLDLGDGILCDAHCRAAPGVWAAGDVANWPHPALDGERVRLEQRTNAGQQAMAVVGNLLAADDALRPYAPVPFGWTHQFDMKISTIGWCPPDARTEIVSGSPQDREFVAAYHRGGRLVGAIGWNSARGMRRCRQFLGASSEEFAAAATAGA